The Amycolatopsis jiangsuensis nucleotide sequence AAGCGCCACGCCGCCATGGAGCGTGAATGGGCGGACTGGGCGGTCGAGCGGATCCGCACTGCCCGGGGCTGACAGCCGGGCAGGCCCCCTTCACGGACTCGGGTGACCGGAAGGGAGCCTGCACAGTGGGTCAAGCGTGGGTCAGGCGTCGGTGGAGCGCTTCCAGATGTTGATGCCGGATTCCGTGGCGTACTGGTCGATCTCGGCGAGCTCGTCCGCGGTGAACTCGAGGTTGTCCAGTGCCGCCACGTTGTCGTCCAGCTGCCGGACGCTGCTGGCGCCGATCACCAGCGAAGTCATCCGCGGATCCCGCAGCGCCCAGGCGAGTGCGAGCTGGGCCAGGCTCTGCCCACGGCGGCGGGCGATCTCGTGCAGGGCCCGGATCTTGCCGAGCTTCTCCTCAGTGATCGTCTCCGGCTTGAGCGATTTTCCTTGCGCGGCGCGGGAATCCGCCGGGACGCCGCCGAGGTACCGGTCGGTCAGCAGGCCCTGCGCGAGCGGGGAGAAGGCGATGCAGCCCGCACCCACGCCGGCCAGGGTGTCCAGGAGTCCGTCGGATTCGGTCCACCGGTTGAACATCGAGTACGACGGCTGGTGGATCAGCAGCGGGGTGCCCAGTTCGCGCAGCAGCCGGGCGGCCTCCGCGGTGCGCTCGGAGTTGTAGGAGGAGATGCCCACGTACAGCGCCTTGCCGGAGCGGACCGCGCGGTCGAGCGCGCCGACGGTTTCCTCCAGCGGCGTCTCCGGGTCGACCCGGTGCGAGTAGAAGATGTCGACGTAGTCCAGCCCCATCCGGCCCAGCGACTGGTCGAGGCTGGCCAGCAGGTACTTGCGCGAACCCCAGTTGCCGTACGGGCCGGGCCACATGTCGTAGCCGGCCTTGGTGGAGATCACCAGCTCGTCGCGGTGCGGCCGGAAATCCGTGGCGAGCAGCCGGCCGAAGTTCTCCTCGGCCGAACCGTAGGGCGGGCCGTAGTTGTTCGCCAGGTCGAAGTGTGTGATGCCGAGGTCGAAGGCGCGCCGCGCGATCTCGCGCTGCACGGTCAGCGGGCGGTCGTGCCCGAAGTTGTGCCACAGGCCGAGCGAGATCGCGGGCAGCAGCAGCCCGCTGCGTCCGCACCGGCGGTAGGGCATGGAGTCGTATCGGGTGTTCGCCGCAACGTAGGTCACGCGAGGATGCTATCCGCGGCCGCGGCCGGACCAGTACAGTGCTGGTAAGCGTGTGCTTAGGGAGGTCGGATGGGCACCGGGTTCTTCACGTCCGTGCGGGACGTGTCGGCGAAGCTGGCCGAGGCCGGCTACCTCGCGTCGAAGGCGGTGGCGACCACCGTGTTCCTGGCCGATCGGCTGGGCAAACCGCTGCTGGTCGAGGGACCGGCCGGAGTGGGCAAGACCGAGCTGGCCAAGGCGGTCGCCCAGGTCAGCGGGTCGCGGCTGGTGCGGCTGCAGTGCTACGAGGGCATCGACGAGGCACGCGCACTCTACGAGTGGAACCACGCCAAGCAGCTGCTGCGGATCACCGCCGGGCGGGACGAGACGTGGGACGAGGCGCGTACCGACATCTTCGGCGAGGAGTTCCTGCTGCGCCGCCCGCTGCTGACCGCCATCTCCGGCACCGAGCCGACCGTGCTGCTGGTGGACGAGACCGACAAGGCCGACGTGGAGGTCGAGGGCCTGCTGCTGGAGGTGCTCGGCGACTTCCAGGTCACGGTGCCCGAGCTGGGCACGATCACCGCGGAGCGGACTCCGTTCGTGGTGCTCACCTCGAACGCCACCCGTGAGCTGTCCGAGGCGCTGAGGCGGCGGTGCCTGTTCCTGCACATCGATTTCCCGGACGAGGAGCTGGAGCGTGCCATCGTCGCGCTCAAGGTGCCCGGGATCGAGGACGCGCTGGCCGATTCGGTGGTCCGGATCGTGGCCGCGCTGCGCGCGATGGACCTGCGCAAGCTGCCGTCCGTCGCGGAGACCGTCGACTGGGCGCGCACGCTGCTCGAACTCGGTGCGGGCTCGCTCGGCGAGCAGGTGGTGCGCGACAGTCTCGGCGTCGTGCTGAAACACCAGGACGACATCGCGAAGGCCAGTGCCGGCCTGGATCTCGACCGGGTGCTGGACGCTTCGTGACCTTCACCGGCCGGCTCACGGAGTTCGTGCGCGCCCTGCGCGGCCACGGGATCCCGGCCGGGCCGAGTGAGACCGCGGACGCCGCGGCCGCCTTGGCGGTGCTCGGCTTCGAGGACCGCGAGCTGGTGCGCGAAGGGCTCGCGGCCGCGCTCGTGCGCAGGGGCGGGCAGCGGTCGGTGTTCGACGCCGTGTTCGACCTCTACTTCCCAGCCGGGGTCGGCGCACCGGAGCTGGCCCGCGACGATCCGCCGCGAGACCGCGACGAGCTGCGGGAAGCGCTCGCGGCCGCGCTGGCCGAAGGCGACGAGCGTGCCCTCGCGCAGCTGGCCGGGCTCGCCGTGGACCTGCTCGGCCAGTACGGGTCGCCGAACGGGGCGGGCGGGGGATTCTCCGCACACCAGACGCTGGACCGGTTGCAGCCGCAGACGTTGATCGTGCGCGTGCTCGAGGCGATGCGCGCGGGCGGTTTCGGCGACGGCGACTTCACCGACCGGCTCGCCCGCGACGAAGTACGCCGCCGGGTCGAGGACTTCCGCGGCCGGGTGCGGACGGAGGCGCGCCGGCGGGCCTCGGAGGTGCGGGGACGCGAGCGGATCACCCAGCACGCGGTCGCCCCCGCCGCCGACCGCGTGGACTTCCTGATGGCCAGCCGGGCCCAGCTCGCCGAACTGCGCCGCACCATCCAGCCGTTGTCCCGCAAGCTGGCCACGCGGCTCGCCGCTCGCCGCAAACGCACGACACGCGGGCAGATCGATCTCCGGCGCACGCTGCGGCGTTCGCTGTCCACCGGTGGGGTGCCGCTGCGCCCGGCGTACCGACACCGACGGCCCGGCAGGCCGGAAATCGTGCTGCTGTGCGATCTTTCCGGCTCGGTGGCCGGATTCGCGAACTTCACGATGCTGCTGGTGCAGGCGTTGCGCGACCAGTTCGCCAAGGTCCGGGTGTTCGCCTTCGTGGACAGCACCGACGAGGTCACGCACCTCATCGACGCCGGTGCGGCCGACCCGGCGCAGCTCGGCGCGCGGATGCTCAGCGAGGCGGCGGTGATCCGCTGGGACGGGCACAGCGATTACGGCGGTGCACTGCGCCAGTTCACCGAAGGCTGGCTCGACGCGGTCGGGCCGCGCACCTCGGTGCTCATCCTCGGTGACGCGCGGACCAACGGGGGAGATCCGAATCTCGACGCCGTCCGCGCGATCCGCGACCGAGCCCGGCACGTCCACTGGCTCAACCCGGAACGGCGCTCGCTGTGGTCCACCGGCGATTCCGCGGCTGCCGCCTACGCCGAGCTGGTGCCGATGCACGAATGCCGCACTGCGCAGCAGCTGGGCACCCTCGTCACCCGCCTGCTGCCGGTGTGAGCCATTCGTCGATTCCCTTGTGCAGTGCGGTTTTCACTGCCTCCGGTGCGAAGGAGGCGCTGACCGCGGCGGAGGCCATCCGGGCCAGGGTGACGTCGTCGAAGCCGAAAACCTCCCTGGCGCGGCGGAATTCGCCGGTGAGTGTGGTGCCGGTGACGTCCGGGACATCGGTGTTGAGCGTGACGGTCAGCCCGGCGCCGACGAGCCGGGGGAGCGGGTGCTGCGGCAGTGAGGGCACGAGCCCGAGCGAGACGTTCGACGACGGGCACACCTCCAGCGCGATCCCGCGCCGGGCGACCTCGACGGTCAGCGCGGGGTCGTCCAGCACGCGGATGCCGTGCCCGAGCCGTTCGGCGTGCCCGAGCCCGAGGGCCTCGCGGATGCTGTCCGGCCCGGCGTCCTCGCCCGCGTGATGCACCAGGTGGAGGCCGGTTTCCCGGGCGTGGGCGAGGACTTCGGCGAACGGCGCGAGGGAGTGCCGTTCCTCGCCGGCCATCCCGATCGCCACGACCTGCGGGTGCGCGGCAGCGAGTTCGGCCGTCCGCCACGCCCGCTCGACCGACCGGCGCCGCGAATGGTCCAGGATGAGCCGCCACGCGAGTCCGTGCCGCTGACCGCCCTCGTCTAGTCCTTTGAGGACGGAGGCAAGCGGCATTTCCGGGTCTCCCAGCCGTTCTCCGTGCGAGGCGGCGGTGAAGGTGACCTCCGCGTAGCGGGTGCCTTGCGCGGCCTCGTCGGCACAGAATTCGCGCGCGAGCCGGACAAAGTCCTCGGGCCGCCCCAGGCACGCGCGGGTGAGCCGGTTGTGCTCGGCGAACGCCCGGAACCCGTCGAACCCCGGCTGGGTGACGGGCAGCCGTATCCCGTGCGCGTCGGCCAGCTCACGGCGGGTGGTGGGACGCATCGTACTCTCGAGGTGGACGTGCAGATGGGCCTTGGGCAGGGCGGTCAGGTCGCGCACGGGTGCATCATGCCGCCCGGCGGCGGCCCGCGTCGCGGTATTTCGCACCGGTCCGCCGCCGGGGGTTTCGGGAACTGTGTGCCGGGGACCCACGTTGAACCGGGAGAGGCCCGCGATTCCAGGAGGACCGCCATGGCGATGATGAAACGACTGACCGTGCTGGCCGGCGCCGCGAGCGCGGTGAGTTCCTACGTGCGCCGCAACCCGGAGAAGGTCAACCAGGCAGTGGGCAAGGCCGCCAGCTTCGTGGACGGCAAAACGAAGGGCCGCTACCACACCCAGCTGTCCGGAGCAGTACGCAAGGTCTCGGACGCGACCCGCCCCCGCCCTGGGCAGTGACCCCGCTTCTCACCAGCAGATGCGCCGTGTGGCGCGGGGGCTGCCGGCGTTCGTGAAGGCTCTTTCGGGGGTTCGGTTTCGCGCGGAGTTTTCAGGGACTGTGGTGGTGGCCGTTGCGAGGCTGAGGTCGAGTCCGATGCGGCGGCTGGTGAACGCGGCTATCCCGGCGGGTGACTGAGGTGGGCAGCTGTGGCGGAAGAGCGGCCGTCCGTTCGAGTCGGCCAGCCGGAGCCGGGCCGCGACGATCGTGCGTGGCCGCGGCGGCTGTGCGTGGCCGCGGCGACTGTGTGTGGTTGTAACGAGCGTGAGCGGCCGCAACGATCGTGCGTGGCCGCGACGGCTGTGCCGGGCCGCAATGATCGTACGAAGCTGCAAAGACCGTGCCGGGTCGTAACGATCGTGCGTGGCCCCGACGACTGTGCGGGGTCGTAACGATCGTGCGTTGCTCCGACGACTGTGCGGGGCCGGAACGATCGTGCCGGCCCGCAACGATCGTGTGAGTCTGGACCGAGTGTGCGAGGCCGTAACGGTCGTGCGGGGCTGCCATCCGCTCGCCGCCGCCAAGCGCGCGGTCGCTCCTTCGAGCCGTGGTGGCGGTGACCGTGGTGGTTCTGTCGGGCAGCGGCAGTAACCGTGGTGGTTCTGTCCGGTGGCGGCGGTGACCGTAGTGGTCGAGCCGGGTAGCCGCGGTGACCGTGGTGTTTGAGCCGAAGGGCAGCGGTGACCGTGGCGGCTGAGTCGCGGGCGTAGGCAACTCTGGCAGCCGGGTCGAGCCGGGCTGGCGGCAGACAGCGCGCTGGTCAGGTGGTGCTCGCACCGTTCGGCGGGGAGGGGTGCCGTCACTCCGTGGTCAGTGTGGCGAGTACTCCTTCTCCGTACTTGGCCAGCTTGTTTTCGCCGACGCCGTTCACTGTGCCCAGTTCGGACAGGGATGCCGGACGTTCGGTGGCTATTTGGCGCAGCGTGGCGTCGTGGAAGATGACGTAGGCGGGGACGCCTTGTTCCTTCGCCGTGGCTGCTCGCCAGGTGCGCAGGCGTTCGAACAGGGGGGCCGCCTCGGGTGGGAGTTCGGCGGTGGGGGAGCCGCGGCGCGAGGTTTTCGGGGCGCGTGCGGCGCGTTCGGGTTCGCGGCGAAGCATCACCTGCTGGGAACCGTTCAGCACACTCGTGGAGCCGTCCGTCAGCACCAGCGAGCCGTAGTCGCCTTCCACCGCCAGCAGGTTCTGGGCCAGCAGCTGGCGCACCACCGCGCGCCACTCGGGCTCGCGCAGCTCGGTGCCGACTCCGAACACCTTGAGTGAATCGTGCCGGAACTGGGTGACCTTGGGGGTGGTCTTGCCGAGCAGGATGTCGATGATCTGACCGGCGCCGAACTGCTGCCGCCGCTCGTTGCGGAGACGGACCACAGTGGACAGCAGCTTTTGCGCGGGCACGGTGCCGTCCCAGCTTTCCGGCGGGGTCAGGCAGGTGTCGCAGTTGCCGCACGGTTGCGCGGACTGACCGAAGTAGGCGAGGATCCGCGCCCGGCGGCAGGAGACCGTCTCGCACAGCGCCAGCATCGCGTTGAGGTGCGCGGCCTGCTGACGCCGGTGCGCCTCGCCGCCCTCGGAATTGTCGATCATCTTGCGCTGCTGCACCACGTCCTGCAGCCCGTAGGCGAGCCACGCGGTGGACGGCAACCCGTCGCGGCCCGCGCGGCCGGTCTCCTGGTAGTAGCCCTCCACGGACTTGGGCAGGTCGAGGTGCGCGACGAACCGGACGTCGGGTTTGTCGATGCCCATGCCGAACGCGATCGTGGCGACCACGACGAGCCCGTCCTCGCGCAGGAACCGCGACTGGTTGGCCGCGCGCGTCGCCTTGTCCAGCCCGGCGTGGTAGGGCACTGCGGTGATTCCGTTCTGCACCAGGAAATCCGCGGTCTTCTCGACCGAAGCTCGGGACAGGCAGTACACGATCCCCGCGTCGCCCTGGTGCTCGGTGCGCAGCAGGTCCAGCAGCTGCTTCTGCGGCGAGTTCTTCGGCACGATCCGGTACTGGATGTTCGGCCGGTCGAAGCTCGCGACGAAATGCCGCGCGCCGCCGAGGTCCAGCCGGGTCGAGATCTCCTGGTGCGTGGCCTCGGTGGCGGTGGCGGTGAGCGCGATCCGCGGTACGTCGGGCCAGCGCTCGTGCAGTGCTGAGAGCATGAGGTAGTCGGGCCGGAAATCGTGGCCCCACTGGGAAACGCAGTGCGCCTCGTCGATCGCGAACAGCGCGACCTTCCCGCGGTCGAGCAGCCGCACGGTGGCCTCGACCGACAGCCGCTCCGGCGCGAGGTAGAGCAGGTCCAGCTCGCCGGCGACGAACGCCTCCTCCACCTCCTGCCGCTGTGCGAAATCCTGGGTGGAGTTGAGGAATCCGGCGCGCACCCCGAGGTTGCGCAGCGCGTCGACCTGGTCCTGCATGAGCGCGATCAGCGGGGACACGACCACGCCGGTCCCGGGGCGCACGAGCGAGGGAATTTGGTAGCACAGCGACTTTCCGCCGCCGGTGGGCATGAGCACGAGCGCGTCGCCGCCGGAGACGACGTGCTCGACGATCTCCTCCTGCTCGCCGCGGAACGTCTCGTACCCGAAGACGCGCTGCAGGGTCTCGAGGGCGGGGGAACGGGTGGCCGGTGCGGCCTGGTCGGGGTGCGCCACCCGGCCGATTCTAGGCCGGAGGACCGACAGGTGCGGCCCGCCCCGCCCAGGTCGCCGCGAACGTCCCGGTCACACCGCACCCGAACCGCGACGAACCCCGCCGTGGTCGCCGAGCGTGACCACGCTGCGGCCTGCCGGCGCCCTGGCGGCGGTGGCGAAGGGGTGACCGGTGGAGTGAAGGTCCCGTTCACTCCGGGTCGCGGTGCAAGGGGGCCGGCGCGTGATCGGGTGGATCGGGTGGGGTGCGGCGAGGACGGGTGAAGTCAGGTTCGCGGCGGGGGTGAAGCCCGTGACGGGCAGCCGTCTTCGCGGATCGCCGTGAGTTTGTCGGCGGGTGGTGTCCGGGGCGGGGGGACGGGTTGTGCCGGTGGGTGGTGGTTTGCAGTGGGTTGAGGTTGTGCCGGGGGGGGCGTTGACGGGGCGTGTCGGTGGGTGGTTGTTCGCGGATGGCCGTGGGATTGTTGATGGGCTGCATTGGTGGGTTGTGGTGCGCAATGGGGTTGTGCGCCGGTGAGTGGTTTGCGGTCGGGTGGGGGTCGTTGACGGGGCGTGTCGGTGGGTGGTTGTTCGCGGATGGCCGTGGGATTGTTGATGGGCTGCATTGGTGGGTTGTGGTGCGCAATGGGGTTGTGCGCCGGTGAGTGGTTTGCGGTCGGGTGGGGGTCGTTGACGGGGCGTGTCGGTGGGTGGTTGTTCGCGGATCGCCGTGGGGTTGTTGACGGGCTGCATCGGTGGGTGGTGGTTCGCGGTGGGATCGGGGGTTGCTGACTGGCTGCGCCGGTGGGTAGGGGCGCCCGGGGGAGTTCGGGTTCTCGACGGGCTGTGCCGGGGGTGGAAATGCGCGGTGAGGACCAAGTCTCGGTGGACTGCCTGTCCCAGCGGCAGCCGTCCGCGGTCGGTGTCCGTACTTCCGCGGGATGCTGTGAGCCTGTCCGCACCGACTTGCCTGCCTTGCCCGGTGATGGCGCACAATGGGGGTGTGGCCTTCCCCCTCAGTGATCTCGCCGGGTACTTCGCCGGGACGTGGAGGTTGGCGCGGGACATCGCGGGGGTCGACGGGACCGGCCTGGGGCGCGCGAGCGGACAGGCGACGTTCACGCTCGAGGACGAGGTGCTCGTCTACCACGAGGCCGGGCAGCTGGACCTCGGGACGCACACCGGGCCGTTCAGCCGCACGCTGCACTACCGGATCACCGGGGCCGGGCTGGCCGCGGTGCACTTCGACCACGGCGGGTTCTTCCACGACCTCGACCTGACGACCGGGGAGTGGGTGGCCGGGCATCCCTGCCGCGCGGACTTCTACCGCGGCGGCTACCTCGTGCTCGACCGGCGGAGCTGGCGGCAGGAGTGGACGGTGCGCGGACCGGCCAAGGACCACGTGATCACCAGCCACTTCACCCGGGAGGACGCCGCGCCCGGCGACGCCAGTAGCGGGTGAAGCGCTCAGCGACGCCGGTTGCGGATGATCAGCAGTAGCACCACGATCGCCGACACCGCGCACACCACCGCGAGCAGCGTGCCCGCCCAGCCCGGGATCGGGATGCCCGCGAGGGTGCCGAATCCGGGCAGCAGGCGGGGTGTGCCGGTCGCCACGAGGGTCGCTCCCTTCGCCGGGCGTGCGCTGCCGACGGTACCCGATCCCGCGGCCGGACCGCAGGATCCGCGGCACGGCACGGCACGGCCCGGAACGGAAGGCGGGCAGTGCGGGAACCGGTTTGCCGCGCGCGGCAGCGGGTAGGCCATGATCGACGGAGGACGATCCTCAGGAGGAACACGGATGAACGTGGCCGAACTGCTCGTGGACGGCTTCGGCCGGATCCGGGAGGTCGTGCACGACGCGGTCGGCGGGCTCTCCGCCGACCTGCTCGTCGCCCGGCCCGGGCCAAAGGCCAACTCGATCTCCTGGCTGGTCTGGCACCTCACCCGGGTGCAGGACGACCACGTCGCGGGGGTGGCGGGCCTCGAGCAGGTCTGGACCGGCCAGGACTGGCACGGCCGCTTCGGCCTGCCCTTCCCGGCCGGGGACATCGGATACGGGCACCGCAGCGAGGACGTCGCCGCGGTGCGGATCACCGACCCCGACCTCCTGATCGGCTACCACGACGCGGTGCACGAGCAGACCGTCGACTGGGTTTCCGGGCTTTCCGGATCCGACCTCGGGCGGGTGATCGACGAGAACTGGGATCCACCCGTGACGCTCGGGGTGCGGCTGGTCAGCGTGCTCTCCGACGATCTTCAGCACGCCGGGCAGGCCGCCTACCTGCGCGGGCTGCTGGGCGGCTGACCGCGTCCAGCGGCGGCCGCACAGTCCGCCGACCCGCCACCGGCAGTGGCGCAACAGTACTGTCCACTGTGGACTGAACGGGCCCCGGGCCCGAACGCTCAGAACGTGCCGCAGGTGAGGTTGTCGAGCTGCACGTCCGTGGCGTGCACGGAAATGCCGTACGCGCCGGATGCCAGCCCGGACACGGAGAGCGCGGCCATCGTGGTGCAGACGATCTGGTTCATCCCGTTGGGATAGAGGGTTTCCGCCGAATACGGCACGGTCACCGTGACCGGGCTGGTGGCGGTGTCCACCGAGACCGCCGGGCTGCCGGACGGCAGCAGGGAAAAGAAGCCCTTCGCGGATTCCGCCGCGCTCGGGCCGCGGAACAGCGCTTTCAGCGCGGCGTCGGGCGAGACCTCGTCGGCCTGGTTCCGGGCGACCGGCGTGAGCCGGCCGTCGTAGAGGAAGTACAGCGTCAGCTGGGTGCTGTCGCGTCCGCTGCCGAAGCCGGCCGGCGCCGGGCCCGCCGGGACGACGCCGGTCGGCTGCACCCCGCAGCCCGCGACGAGCACGCCGGACAGGGCGAGCGCACTGAGCAGGAGTCGCTTCATGGGGCCTCCCGTGGGGTGCGGGGCATCCGGAGCGTGAACCTCGCGCCGGTGCCGGTGTTCGCCGCTTCGAGCTCCCCGCCGTGCAGCCGGGCGTTCTCGCGTGCGATGGCCAGGCCGAGGCCGCTGCCCTCCGACCGCGCCCGAGCCGTGTCCGCCTTGGTGAACCGGTCGAACACGTGCGGCAGTACGTCTTCCGGGACACCCGGGCCGTGGTCGGTGACCGTCAGCAGCACCGTCGCCTCGTCGGCGGTCAGCCGGAGGTCGACCGGTGGGGCGCCGTGCCGGAGCGCGTTGCCCACGAGATTGGCCACGACGAGGTCCAGCCGGCGTGGATCGAAGGCGGTCAGGACGCCTTCGGGCAGGTCGGTCTCGATGCCGTCGGCGTCCGACCAGCCCCGTGCGGCCAGGCTGTCGCGCATCGCCTGTGCCACGTCCGCCTCCTCCGTCCGCAGCTCGGCGCGGCCGGCGTCGAACCGGGAGATCTCGACGA carries:
- the mgrA gene encoding L-glyceraldehyde 3-phosphate reductase is translated as MTYVAANTRYDSMPYRRCGRSGLLLPAISLGLWHNFGHDRPLTVQREIARRAFDLGITHFDLANNYGPPYGSAEENFGRLLATDFRPHRDELVISTKAGYDMWPGPYGNWGSRKYLLASLDQSLGRMGLDYVDIFYSHRVDPETPLEETVGALDRAVRSGKALYVGISSYNSERTAEAARLLRELGTPLLIHQPSYSMFNRWTESDGLLDTLAGVGAGCIAFSPLAQGLLTDRYLGGVPADSRAAQGKSLKPETITEEKLGKIRALHEIARRRGQSLAQLALAWALRDPRMTSLVIGASSVRQLDDNVAALDNLEFTADELAEIDQYATESGINIWKRSTDA
- the recQ gene encoding DNA helicase RecQ — translated: MAHPDQAAPATRSPALETLQRVFGYETFRGEQEEIVEHVVSGGDALVLMPTGGGKSLCYQIPSLVRPGTGVVVSPLIALMQDQVDALRNLGVRAGFLNSTQDFAQRQEVEEAFVAGELDLLYLAPERLSVEATVRLLDRGKVALFAIDEAHCVSQWGHDFRPDYLMLSALHERWPDVPRIALTATATEATHQEISTRLDLGGARHFVASFDRPNIQYRIVPKNSPQKQLLDLLRTEHQGDAGIVYCLSRASVEKTADFLVQNGITAVPYHAGLDKATRAANQSRFLREDGLVVVATIAFGMGIDKPDVRFVAHLDLPKSVEGYYQETGRAGRDGLPSTAWLAYGLQDVVQQRKMIDNSEGGEAHRRQQAAHLNAMLALCETVSCRRARILAYFGQSAQPCGNCDTCLTPPESWDGTVPAQKLLSTVVRLRNERRQQFGAGQIIDILLGKTTPKVTQFRHDSLKVFGVGTELREPEWRAVVRQLLAQNLLAVEGDYGSLVLTDGSTSVLNGSQQVMLRREPERAARAPKTSRRGSPTAELPPEAAPLFERLRTWRAATAKEQGVPAYVIFHDATLRQIATERPASLSELGTVNGVGENKLAKYGEGVLATLTTE
- the add gene encoding adenosine deaminase, with translation MRDLTALPKAHLHVHLESTMRPTTRRELADAHGIRLPVTQPGFDGFRAFAEHNRLTRACLGRPEDFVRLAREFCADEAAQGTRYAEVTFTAASHGERLGDPEMPLASVLKGLDEGGQRHGLAWRLILDHSRRRSVERAWRTAELAAAHPQVVAIGMAGEERHSLAPFAEVLAHARETGLHLVHHAGEDAGPDSIREALGLGHAERLGHGIRVLDDPALTVEVARRGIALEVCPSSNVSLGLVPSLPQHPLPRLVGAGLTVTLNTDVPDVTGTTLTGEFRRAREVFGFDDVTLARMASAAVSASFAPEAVKTALHKGIDEWLTPAAGG
- a CDS encoding mycothiol transferase; its protein translation is MNVAELLVDGFGRIREVVHDAVGGLSADLLVARPGPKANSISWLVWHLTRVQDDHVAGVAGLEQVWTGQDWHGRFGLPFPAGDIGYGHRSEDVAAVRITDPDLLIGYHDAVHEQTVDWVSGLSGSDLGRVIDENWDPPVTLGVRLVSVLSDDLQHAGQAAYLRGLLGG
- a CDS encoding antitoxin: MAMMKRLTVLAGAASAVSSYVRRNPEKVNQAVGKAASFVDGKTKGRYHTQLSGAVRKVSDATRPRPGQ
- a CDS encoding DUF6314 family protein, translating into MAFPLSDLAGYFAGTWRLARDIAGVDGTGLGRASGQATFTLEDEVLVYHEAGQLDLGTHTGPFSRTLHYRITGAGLAAVHFDHGGFFHDLDLTTGEWVAGHPCRADFYRGGYLVLDRRSWRQEWTVRGPAKDHVITSHFTREDAAPGDASSG
- a CDS encoding vWA domain-containing protein, with amino-acid sequence MTFTGRLTEFVRALRGHGIPAGPSETADAAAALAVLGFEDRELVREGLAAALVRRGGQRSVFDAVFDLYFPAGVGAPELARDDPPRDRDELREALAAALAEGDERALAQLAGLAVDLLGQYGSPNGAGGGFSAHQTLDRLQPQTLIVRVLEAMRAGGFGDGDFTDRLARDEVRRRVEDFRGRVRTEARRRASEVRGRERITQHAVAPAADRVDFLMASRAQLAELRRTIQPLSRKLATRLAARRKRTTRGQIDLRRTLRRSLSTGGVPLRPAYRHRRPGRPEIVLLCDLSGSVAGFANFTMLLVQALRDQFAKVRVFAFVDSTDEVTHLIDAGAADPAQLGARMLSEAAVIRWDGHSDYGGALRQFTEGWLDAVGPRTSVLILGDARTNGGDPNLDAVRAIRDRARHVHWLNPERRSLWSTGDSAAAAYAELVPMHECRTAQQLGTLVTRLLPV
- a CDS encoding GerMN domain-containing protein, whose product is MKRLLLSALALSGVLVAGCGVQPTGVVPAGPAPAGFGSGRDSTQLTLYFLYDGRLTPVARNQADEVSPDAALKALFRGPSAAESAKGFFSLLPSGSPAVSVDTATSPVTVTVPYSAETLYPNGMNQIVCTTMAALSVSGLASGAYGISVHATDVQLDNLTCGTF
- a CDS encoding AAA family ATPase, with translation MGTGFFTSVRDVSAKLAEAGYLASKAVATTVFLADRLGKPLLVEGPAGVGKTELAKAVAQVSGSRLVRLQCYEGIDEARALYEWNHAKQLLRITAGRDETWDEARTDIFGEEFLLRRPLLTAISGTEPTVLLVDETDKADVEVEGLLLEVLGDFQVTVPELGTITAERTPFVVLTSNATRELSEALRRRCLFLHIDFPDEELERAIVALKVPGIEDALADSVVRIVAALRAMDLRKLPSVAETVDWARTLLELGAGSLGEQVVRDSLGVVLKHQDDIAKASAGLDLDRVLDAS